The following proteins are encoded in a genomic region of Pagrus major chromosome 16, Pma_NU_1.0:
- the mideasb gene encoding uncharacterized protein mideasb isoform X3 has protein sequence MPVMSVPAQQKPSAKRTGKRITFFNEQSVAMKETSQHPEGSYYVPGGTASDPGQSEAASTVTSNPEGPHMYLNSVIFSPDKGDQSRGHYQQTVPMKWAHQEPSQQQPSLSQQQRAATWNTMTNWGQNIANYIGGVNVTDSRTQNAFAKPMHETSGLQPHQQPPNRAADKLSNPAVEAYRDVVKARGLDWEQQQQSQAFQETLKPGALNAQQHSTSHQGGSSVLQPFQLAFGQPKQHLPAYYQSFQGNRTTLPNPPIYSTQAKPQHQLQQLQKQEQIQRQQQQQQHHIIQQQIQQQQHHQQMQQQQIIQHQQHVQQQLQQQQQIQHEQQQQKIQQQQQQQQQQQQLQIQQQMQHQQLQQQNPHVLDYYPAAQNAHPHPHPQPVVVHSQESSAPAPPKIQEPIIQDITPEPQQPSDPLQPPILQPEPLSQSQPQTQLQSQTQLRRSRRLSKEGGAPSDNPFLSVSSDQVAPGPQGSQNGARDIQAAPTGVIQSTRRKRRVSQEVNLETLAQKASEMESLPSHDPHRPWSPTDSEGLNPKRPRDDSLLPLVIPVSVPVRRQEPSSPDRDEAALASNWPPRPSNPQELGRADHKPSVIVTRRRSLRNSLSESSEQNGGTEGEKDDDGKKSKRRPRPEPLFIPPPKPGLFIAPPVYSSITNYQSHLRSPVRLADNPLTMPPYTPPPILSPVREGSGLYFSTFLSSAAAAASGQGLPPPATPKSATRSLLRSNSCDITPPVLSAMSEATPVSIEPRINIGSRYQAEVPELRQRSAVELDHHRAELVWVPLTELEEKPDFQGKVEDLMHLACSSVFCGGGTNQELAHHCLHECKGDIMAALSLLMLRNPIFPKSHHLANYHYSGSDNWTAAERRQFNKGITAYKKDFFMVQKQVITKSVAQCVEFYYTHKKHVKIGRNGTLLYGEAEPLDSKTAEEEMDHKPGTVLIMKGQEDAGRDQPLSRVIHPPHPPPPSSKSSYDGNARRTSPSTGNKGTAGQEGEFPCKKCGRIFYKVKSRSAHMKSHAEQEKKAAALRLKEAEERAAAKAAAEAAALLAARQQNGTRQMGGDSTNDDSSDGEDDDDEDWQ, from the exons ATGCCCGTCATGAGTGTACCTGCCCAGCAGAAACCCAGCGCCAAAAGAACAGGAAAACGCATCACGTTTTTCAACGAACAAAGCGTAGCAATGAAGGAGACTTCTCAGCACCCTGAGGGGTCCTACTATGTCCCAGGTGGCACTGCCTCTGATCCTGGACAAAGCGAGGCTGCAAGTACTGTGACCTCCAATCCAGAGGGTCCTCACATGTACCTCAACTCTGTCATATTCAGCCCAGATAAGGGTGACCAGAGTAGGGGACATTATCAACAGACTGTACCTATGAAGTGGGCCCACCAGGAGCCCAGTCAACAGCAGCCATCTCTGTCCCAGCAGCAGAGAGCTGCAACATGGAATACCATGACAAACTGGGGACAAAACATTGCTAATTACATCGGTGGAGTTAATGTAACCGACTCAAGGACTCAGAATGCATTTGCAAAGCCGATGCATGAGACTTCTGGCTTACAGCCACATCAACAGCCCCCTAACAGAGCTGCAGACAAGCTGTCTAACCCGGCAGTTGAAGCGTACAGGGATGTAGTGAAGGCTCGGGGACTGGAttgggagcagcagcagcagtcccaGGCCTTCCAGGAGACTTTGAAACCTGGGGCGCTGAACGCCCAGCAACACAGCACATCCCACCAAGGAGGAAGCTCAGTACTGCAGCCCTTCCAGTTGGCCTTTGGTCAACCCAAGCAGCACCTGCCAGCCTACTACCAGAGCTTTCAAGGCAACAGGACGACCCTACCTAACCCACCTATCTATTCGACACAAGCAAAACCCCAACACcagttgcagcagctgcagaagcAAGAGCAAATACAacgccagcagcagcagcaacaacatcaCATAATTCAGCAGCaaattcagcagcagcagcaccatcaacaaatgcagcaacaacaaatcATTCAACATCAACAGCATGTACAGCaacagctacagcagcagcaacaaataCAGCAcgagcagcagcaacaaaagatacagcaacagcaacaacagcagcagcagcagcaacagctccAAATTCAGCAGCAAATGCAACATCAGCAGTTGCAACAACAAAACCCTCATGTGCTTGACTATTACCCCGCTGCACAAAATGCACACCCTCACCCACATCCACAGCCGGTGGTGGTACACTCCCAGGAGTCATCTGCTCCAGCTCCCCCAAAGATCCAGGAACCAATTATCCAGGACATCACCCCAGAACCCCAGCAGCCTTCAGATCCGCTACAGCCCCCTATCCTCCAGCCTGAACCCCTGTCCCAGTCACAGCCCCAGACACAACTCCAATCCCAGACACAGCTACGCAGATCACGACGGCTCTCCAAGGAAGGTGGAGCGCCATCCGACAacccctttctctctgtctcttcagaTCAAGTTGCCCCAGGGCCGCAGGGCTCCCAGAACGGGGCCCGTGACATCCAGGCAGCCCCGACAGGCGTCATCCAGAGCACACGCAGGAAACGCAGGGTGTCCCAGGAGGTCAACCTGGAGACCCTTGCTCAGAAGGCCTCGGAAATGGAGTCTCTGCCATCACAT GATCCCCACAGGCCGTGGAGTCCCACTGACTCAGAGGGTCTGAATCCCAAGCGACCTCGAGACGACAGCCTCCTTCCGCTTGTCATCCCGGTGTCTGTTCCTGTGCGACGGCAGGAACCCTCCTCTCCTGACAGAGATGAGGCAGCCCTGGCCTCCAACTGGCCCCCCAGACCTTCAAACCCACAGGAGCTCGGCCGCGCCGACCACAAGCCCTCGGTCATCGTCACCCGGAGACGCTCACTCAGGAACTCCTTGTCGGAGAGCTCAGAGCAG AATGGAGGAACTGAGGGAGAAAAAGACGATGACGGCAAAAAGTCCAAGCGGCGCCCCCGGCCCGAGCCTCTTTTCATCCCACCGCCAAAACCTGGACTATTCATCGCCCCTCCCGTCTACTCCAGCATCACAAACTACCAGAGCCACCTACGTTCCCCCGTTCGGCTTGCCGACAACCCACTCACCATGCCCCCCTACACACCCCCGCCAATCCTCAGCCCTGTCCGTGAGGGCTCGGGCCTGTACTTCTCCACTTTCCTGTCTTcggctgcagctgcagccagcGGGCAGGGTCTGCCTCCTCCTGCAACGCCCAAGTCCGCAACACGCAGCCTGTTGCGCTcca ACAGCTGCGACATCACACCACCAGTTCTGTCTGCTATGAGCGAGGCCACTCCAGTCAGCATAGAGCC ACGGATAAATATTGGGTCGCGGTACCAGGCGGAGGTGCCAGAACTGAGGCAGCGATCAGCTGTTGAGCTGGATCATCATCGAGCGGAGCTGGTCTGGGTTCCACTGACTGAACTGGAAGAAAAACCTGACTTCCAGGGCAAAG tgGAAGACCTCATGCACCTGGCCTGCTCCAGTGTGTTCTGTGGAGGAGGCACGAACCAGGAGTTAGCCCACCATTGTTTGCACGAGTGCAAAGGCGACATAATG GCTGCACTGTCACTTCTGATGCTGAGGAATCCAATTTTCCCCAAGTCTCATCATCTGGCAAACTACCACTACTCAG gATCAGACAACTGGACCGCAGCAGAGAGACGCCAGTTCAACAAAGGCATCACTGCATACAAGAAGGACTTCTTCATGGTGCAGAAACAG GTGATCACCAAGTCAGTGGCGCAGTGTGTGGAGTTTTATTACACCCACAAGAAGCATGTCAAGATTGGCCGTAACGGTACGCTGCTCTACGGCGAGGCGGAGCCCCTTGACAGCAAGACCGCCGAGGAGGAGATGGACCACAAG CCGGGGACCGTTCTGATCATGAAAGGCCAGGAGGACGCAGGGAGGGACCAGCCGCTGTCCCGGGTCATCCACCCCCCTCATCCACCCCCTCCCAGCTCCAAGTCGAGCTACGACGGCAACGCGCGCAGGACCAGCCCTTCAACAGGCAACAAAGGCACAGCTGGTCAGGAGGGAGAGTTCCCCTGCAAGAAATGTGGCAG GATTTTCTACAAGGTTAAGAGCCGCAGCGCCCACATGAAGAGCCACgcagagcaggagaagaaggCCGCAGCGCTGCGCCTGAAGGAGGCCGAGGAACGAGCGGCGGCAAAAGCCGCAGCCGAGGCCGCCGCCCTCCTCGCTGCGCGGCAGCAGAACGGGACGCGACAGATGGGCGGGGACAGCACCAACGACGACTCGTCCGACGGGGAGGACGATGACGACGAGGACTGGCAGTAA
- the mideasb gene encoding uncharacterized protein mideasb isoform X2, whose amino-acid sequence MPVMSVPAQQKPSAKRTGKRITFFNEQSVAMKETSQHPEGSYYVPGGTASDPGQSEAASTVTSNPEGPHMYLNSVIFSPDKGDQSRGHYQQTVPMKWAHQEPSQQQPSLSQQQRAATWNTMTNWGQNIANYIGGVNVTDSRTQNAFAKPMHETSGLQPHQQPPNRAADKLSNPAVEAYRDVVKARGLDWEQQQQSQAFQETLKPGALNAQQHSTSHQGGSSVLQPFQLAFGQPKQHLPAYYQSFQGNRTTLPNPPIYSTQAKPQHQLQQLQKQEQIQRQQQQQQHHIIQQQIQQQQHHQQMQQQQIIQHQQHVQQQLQQQQQIQHEQQQQKIQQQQQQQQQQQQLQIQQQMQHQQLQQQNPHVLDYYPAAQNAHPHPHPQPVVVHSQESSAPAPPKIQEPIIQDITPEPQQPSDPLQPPILQPEPLSQSQPQTQLQSQTQLRRSRRLSKEGGAPSDNPFLSVSSDQVAPGPQGSQNGARDIQAAPTGVIQSTRRKRRVSQEVNLETLAQKASEMESLPSHDPHRPWSPTDSEGLNPKRPRDDSLLPLVIPVSVPVRRQEPSSPDRDEAALASNWPPRPSNPQELGRADHKPSVIVTRRRSLRNSLSESSEQNGGTEGEKDDDGKKSKRRPRPEPLFIPPPKPGLFIAPPVYSSITNYQSHLRSPVRLADNPLTMPPYTPPPILSPVREGSGLYFSTFLSSAAAAASGQGLPPPATPKSATRSLLRSNSCDITPPVLSAMSEATPVSIEPRINIGSRYQAEVPELRQRSAVELDHHRAELVWVPLTELEEKPDFQGKVEDLMHLACSSVFCGGGTNQELAHHCLHECKGDIMAALSLLMLRNPIFPKSHHLANYHYSGSDNWTAAERRQFNKGITAYKKDFFMVQKQVITKSVAQCVEFYYTHKKHVKIGRNGTLLYGEAEPLDSKTAEEEMDHKGSHRLEPQREEDSRKWEGSADRKQEVGPTRVSNKLQSTENPGTVLIMKGQEDAGRDQPLSRVIHPPHPPPPSSKSSYDGNARRTSPSTGNKGTAGQEGEFPCKKCGRIFYKVKSRSAHMKSHAEQEKKAAALRLKEAEERAAAKAAAEAAALLAARQQNGTRQMGGDSTNDDSSDGEDDDDEDWQ is encoded by the exons ATGCCCGTCATGAGTGTACCTGCCCAGCAGAAACCCAGCGCCAAAAGAACAGGAAAACGCATCACGTTTTTCAACGAACAAAGCGTAGCAATGAAGGAGACTTCTCAGCACCCTGAGGGGTCCTACTATGTCCCAGGTGGCACTGCCTCTGATCCTGGACAAAGCGAGGCTGCAAGTACTGTGACCTCCAATCCAGAGGGTCCTCACATGTACCTCAACTCTGTCATATTCAGCCCAGATAAGGGTGACCAGAGTAGGGGACATTATCAACAGACTGTACCTATGAAGTGGGCCCACCAGGAGCCCAGTCAACAGCAGCCATCTCTGTCCCAGCAGCAGAGAGCTGCAACATGGAATACCATGACAAACTGGGGACAAAACATTGCTAATTACATCGGTGGAGTTAATGTAACCGACTCAAGGACTCAGAATGCATTTGCAAAGCCGATGCATGAGACTTCTGGCTTACAGCCACATCAACAGCCCCCTAACAGAGCTGCAGACAAGCTGTCTAACCCGGCAGTTGAAGCGTACAGGGATGTAGTGAAGGCTCGGGGACTGGAttgggagcagcagcagcagtcccaGGCCTTCCAGGAGACTTTGAAACCTGGGGCGCTGAACGCCCAGCAACACAGCACATCCCACCAAGGAGGAAGCTCAGTACTGCAGCCCTTCCAGTTGGCCTTTGGTCAACCCAAGCAGCACCTGCCAGCCTACTACCAGAGCTTTCAAGGCAACAGGACGACCCTACCTAACCCACCTATCTATTCGACACAAGCAAAACCCCAACACcagttgcagcagctgcagaagcAAGAGCAAATACAacgccagcagcagcagcaacaacatcaCATAATTCAGCAGCaaattcagcagcagcagcaccatcaacaaatgcagcaacaacaaatcATTCAACATCAACAGCATGTACAGCaacagctacagcagcagcaacaaataCAGCAcgagcagcagcaacaaaagatacagcaacagcaacaacagcagcagcagcagcaacagctccAAATTCAGCAGCAAATGCAACATCAGCAGTTGCAACAACAAAACCCTCATGTGCTTGACTATTACCCCGCTGCACAAAATGCACACCCTCACCCACATCCACAGCCGGTGGTGGTACACTCCCAGGAGTCATCTGCTCCAGCTCCCCCAAAGATCCAGGAACCAATTATCCAGGACATCACCCCAGAACCCCAGCAGCCTTCAGATCCGCTACAGCCCCCTATCCTCCAGCCTGAACCCCTGTCCCAGTCACAGCCCCAGACACAACTCCAATCCCAGACACAGCTACGCAGATCACGACGGCTCTCCAAGGAAGGTGGAGCGCCATCCGACAacccctttctctctgtctcttcagaTCAAGTTGCCCCAGGGCCGCAGGGCTCCCAGAACGGGGCCCGTGACATCCAGGCAGCCCCGACAGGCGTCATCCAGAGCACACGCAGGAAACGCAGGGTGTCCCAGGAGGTCAACCTGGAGACCCTTGCTCAGAAGGCCTCGGAAATGGAGTCTCTGCCATCACAT GATCCCCACAGGCCGTGGAGTCCCACTGACTCAGAGGGTCTGAATCCCAAGCGACCTCGAGACGACAGCCTCCTTCCGCTTGTCATCCCGGTGTCTGTTCCTGTGCGACGGCAGGAACCCTCCTCTCCTGACAGAGATGAGGCAGCCCTGGCCTCCAACTGGCCCCCCAGACCTTCAAACCCACAGGAGCTCGGCCGCGCCGACCACAAGCCCTCGGTCATCGTCACCCGGAGACGCTCACTCAGGAACTCCTTGTCGGAGAGCTCAGAGCAG AATGGAGGAACTGAGGGAGAAAAAGACGATGACGGCAAAAAGTCCAAGCGGCGCCCCCGGCCCGAGCCTCTTTTCATCCCACCGCCAAAACCTGGACTATTCATCGCCCCTCCCGTCTACTCCAGCATCACAAACTACCAGAGCCACCTACGTTCCCCCGTTCGGCTTGCCGACAACCCACTCACCATGCCCCCCTACACACCCCCGCCAATCCTCAGCCCTGTCCGTGAGGGCTCGGGCCTGTACTTCTCCACTTTCCTGTCTTcggctgcagctgcagccagcGGGCAGGGTCTGCCTCCTCCTGCAACGCCCAAGTCCGCAACACGCAGCCTGTTGCGCTcca ACAGCTGCGACATCACACCACCAGTTCTGTCTGCTATGAGCGAGGCCACTCCAGTCAGCATAGAGCC ACGGATAAATATTGGGTCGCGGTACCAGGCGGAGGTGCCAGAACTGAGGCAGCGATCAGCTGTTGAGCTGGATCATCATCGAGCGGAGCTGGTCTGGGTTCCACTGACTGAACTGGAAGAAAAACCTGACTTCCAGGGCAAAG tgGAAGACCTCATGCACCTGGCCTGCTCCAGTGTGTTCTGTGGAGGAGGCACGAACCAGGAGTTAGCCCACCATTGTTTGCACGAGTGCAAAGGCGACATAATG GCTGCACTGTCACTTCTGATGCTGAGGAATCCAATTTTCCCCAAGTCTCATCATCTGGCAAACTACCACTACTCAG gATCAGACAACTGGACCGCAGCAGAGAGACGCCAGTTCAACAAAGGCATCACTGCATACAAGAAGGACTTCTTCATGGTGCAGAAACAG GTGATCACCAAGTCAGTGGCGCAGTGTGTGGAGTTTTATTACACCCACAAGAAGCATGTCAAGATTGGCCGTAACGGTACGCTGCTCTACGGCGAGGCGGAGCCCCTTGACAGCAAGACCGCCGAGGAGGAGATGGACCACAAG GGCTCTCACAGGTTGGAgccacagagggaggaggacagccGGAAGTGGGAAGGGTcagctgacaggaaacaggaagtcgGCCCCACCAGGGTGTCGAACAAACTGCAGTCAACTGAGAAC CCGGGGACCGTTCTGATCATGAAAGGCCAGGAGGACGCAGGGAGGGACCAGCCGCTGTCCCGGGTCATCCACCCCCCTCATCCACCCCCTCCCAGCTCCAAGTCGAGCTACGACGGCAACGCGCGCAGGACCAGCCCTTCAACAGGCAACAAAGGCACAGCTGGTCAGGAGGGAGAGTTCCCCTGCAAGAAATGTGGCAG GATTTTCTACAAGGTTAAGAGCCGCAGCGCCCACATGAAGAGCCACgcagagcaggagaagaaggCCGCAGCGCTGCGCCTGAAGGAGGCCGAGGAACGAGCGGCGGCAAAAGCCGCAGCCGAGGCCGCCGCCCTCCTCGCTGCGCGGCAGCAGAACGGGACGCGACAGATGGGCGGGGACAGCACCAACGACGACTCGTCCGACGGGGAGGACGATGACGACGAGGACTGGCAGTAA
- the ptgr2 gene encoding prostaglandin reductase 2 produces the protein MQVKRVVLNSRPGNNGAPVPANFRLEETTLAPDLKDGEVLVRTLYLSVDPYMRCRMNEDTGADYLTPWQLSECVDGGGVGVVESSRSSVCAEGDVVTCFNWPWQTHAVMKGCVLQKVESQLVDGHLSHFLGAVGITGLTALFGVREKGNITKGANQTMVVSGAAGACGSIAGQIGRLDGCVRVVGICGSDEKCRALVEDMGFSAAINYRREDVPTRLKECCPDGIDVYFDNVGGAISDTVITQMNSGSHVILCGQISQYNKDVPYPPPLSEEIQETLRRKNITRERFMVLHYMNKAEAALFELSQWVKSGQIKVLETVVNGIENMGDAFCSMMKGGNIGKQIIKVSE, from the exons ATGCAGGTGAAGAGAGTCGTCCTCAACTCACGCCCCG GTAATAACGGGGCGCCAGTTCCTGCAAATTTCCGTCTGGAGGAGACGACTTTAGCACCTGACCTGAAAGATGGGGAAGTTCTTGTTAGGACACTTTACCTCTCAGTCGACCCCTACATG CGATGCAGAATGAATGAAGACACCGGTGCTGATTACCTGACTCCATGGCAGCTGTCTGAGTGTGTGGATGGAGGAGGTGTCGGCGTGGTGGAGTCCAGCCgcagcagtgtttgtgctgAGGGAGATGTGGTCACTTGCTTCAACTGGCCATGGCAGACCCACGCTGTTATGAAAGGATGTGTCTTACAGAAG GTTGAGTCACAGCTGGTTGATGGGCACTTGTCTCACTTTTTGGGCGCAGTCGGCATAACAGGCCTCACTGCACTGTTCGGAGTGAGGGAGAAGGGTAATATCACCAAAGGGGCCAATCAGACCATGGTGGTGAGTGGTGCAGCTGGGGCCTGTGGCTCCATAGCTGGACAG ATCGGCCGGCTGGATGGTTGTGTGAGAGTGGTTGGGATTTGTGGTTCTGATGAGAAGTGCAGAGCTTTAGTGGAAGACATGGGCTTCTCTGCTGCCATCAACTACCGCCGAGAGGACGTCCCTACGAGGCTCAAGGAGTGCTGCCCTGATGGGATAGATGTTTACTTTGATAACGTGGGAGGTGCCATCAGCGACACCGTAATCACTCAG ATGAACAGCGGCAGCCATGTGATCCTGTGTGGGCAGATCTCGCAGTACAACAAGGATGTGCCGTATCCTCCGCCCCTGAGCGAGGAGATACAGGAAACCCTGCGAAGAAAGAACATCACCCGGGAGCGATTTATGGTGCTGCACTACATGAACAAAGCAGAAGCTGCCCTCTTTGAGCTCAGCCAGTGGGTTAAATCAGGCCAAATAAAG GTGCTGGAAACTGTGGTGAATGGCATAGAAAACATGGGAG ATGCCTTTTGCTCTATGATGAAAGGGGGAAACATTGGCAAGCAAATTATAAAGGTATCGGAGTGA
- the mideasb gene encoding uncharacterized protein mideasb isoform X1, which produces MPVMSVPAQQKPSAKRTGKRITFFNEQSVAMKETSQHPEGSYYVPGGTASDPGQSEAASTVTSNPEGPHMYLNSVIFSPDKGDQSRGHYQQTVPMKWAHQEPSQQQPSLSQQQRAATWNTMTNWGQNIANYIGGVNVTDSRTQNAFAKPMHETSGLQPHQQPPNRAADKLSNPAVEAYRDVVKARGLDWEQQQQSQAFQETLKPGALNAQQHSTSHQGGSSVLQPFQLAFGQPKQHLPAYYQSFQGNRTTLPNPPIYSTQAKPQHQLQQLQKQEQIQRQQQQQQHHIIQQQIQQQQHHQQMQQQQIIQHQQHVQQQLQQQQQIQHEQQQQKIQQQQQQQQQQQQLQIQQQMQHQQLQQQNPHVLDYYPAAQNAHPHPHPQPVVVHSQESSAPAPPKIQEPIIQDITPEPQQPSDPLQPPILQPEPLSQSQPQTQLQSQTQLRRSRRLSKEGGAPSDNPFLSVSSDQVAPGPQGSQNGARDIQAAPTGVIQSTRRKRRVSQEVNLETLAQKASEMESLPSHDPHRPWSPTDSEGLNPKRPRDDSLLPLVIPVSVPVRRQEPSSPDRDEAALASNWPPRPSNPQELGRADHKPSVIVTRRRSLRNSLSESSEQNGGTEGEKDDDGKKSKRRPRPEPLFIPPPKPGLFIAPPVYSSITNYQSHLRSPVRLADNPLTMPPYTPPPILSPVREGSGLYFSTFLSSAAAAASGQGLPPPATPKSATRSLLRSNSCDITPPVLSAMSEATPVSIEPRINIGSRYQAEVPELRQRSAVELDHHRAELVWVPLTELEEKPDFQGKVEDLMHLACSSVFCGGGTNQELAHHCLHECKGDIMAALSLLMLRNPIFPKSHHLANYHYSGSDNWTAAERRQFNKGITAYKKDFFMVQKQVITKSVAQCVEFYYTHKKHVKIGRNGTLLYGEAEPLDSKTAEEEMDHKQGSHRLEPQREEDSRKWEGSADRKQEVGPTRVSNKLQSTENPGTVLIMKGQEDAGRDQPLSRVIHPPHPPPPSSKSSYDGNARRTSPSTGNKGTAGQEGEFPCKKCGRIFYKVKSRSAHMKSHAEQEKKAAALRLKEAEERAAAKAAAEAAALLAARQQNGTRQMGGDSTNDDSSDGEDDDDEDWQ; this is translated from the exons ATGCCCGTCATGAGTGTACCTGCCCAGCAGAAACCCAGCGCCAAAAGAACAGGAAAACGCATCACGTTTTTCAACGAACAAAGCGTAGCAATGAAGGAGACTTCTCAGCACCCTGAGGGGTCCTACTATGTCCCAGGTGGCACTGCCTCTGATCCTGGACAAAGCGAGGCTGCAAGTACTGTGACCTCCAATCCAGAGGGTCCTCACATGTACCTCAACTCTGTCATATTCAGCCCAGATAAGGGTGACCAGAGTAGGGGACATTATCAACAGACTGTACCTATGAAGTGGGCCCACCAGGAGCCCAGTCAACAGCAGCCATCTCTGTCCCAGCAGCAGAGAGCTGCAACATGGAATACCATGACAAACTGGGGACAAAACATTGCTAATTACATCGGTGGAGTTAATGTAACCGACTCAAGGACTCAGAATGCATTTGCAAAGCCGATGCATGAGACTTCTGGCTTACAGCCACATCAACAGCCCCCTAACAGAGCTGCAGACAAGCTGTCTAACCCGGCAGTTGAAGCGTACAGGGATGTAGTGAAGGCTCGGGGACTGGAttgggagcagcagcagcagtcccaGGCCTTCCAGGAGACTTTGAAACCTGGGGCGCTGAACGCCCAGCAACACAGCACATCCCACCAAGGAGGAAGCTCAGTACTGCAGCCCTTCCAGTTGGCCTTTGGTCAACCCAAGCAGCACCTGCCAGCCTACTACCAGAGCTTTCAAGGCAACAGGACGACCCTACCTAACCCACCTATCTATTCGACACAAGCAAAACCCCAACACcagttgcagcagctgcagaagcAAGAGCAAATACAacgccagcagcagcagcaacaacatcaCATAATTCAGCAGCaaattcagcagcagcagcaccatcaacaaatgcagcaacaacaaatcATTCAACATCAACAGCATGTACAGCaacagctacagcagcagcaacaaataCAGCAcgagcagcagcaacaaaagatacagcaacagcaacaacagcagcagcagcagcaacagctccAAATTCAGCAGCAAATGCAACATCAGCAGTTGCAACAACAAAACCCTCATGTGCTTGACTATTACCCCGCTGCACAAAATGCACACCCTCACCCACATCCACAGCCGGTGGTGGTACACTCCCAGGAGTCATCTGCTCCAGCTCCCCCAAAGATCCAGGAACCAATTATCCAGGACATCACCCCAGAACCCCAGCAGCCTTCAGATCCGCTACAGCCCCCTATCCTCCAGCCTGAACCCCTGTCCCAGTCACAGCCCCAGACACAACTCCAATCCCAGACACAGCTACGCAGATCACGACGGCTCTCCAAGGAAGGTGGAGCGCCATCCGACAacccctttctctctgtctcttcagaTCAAGTTGCCCCAGGGCCGCAGGGCTCCCAGAACGGGGCCCGTGACATCCAGGCAGCCCCGACAGGCGTCATCCAGAGCACACGCAGGAAACGCAGGGTGTCCCAGGAGGTCAACCTGGAGACCCTTGCTCAGAAGGCCTCGGAAATGGAGTCTCTGCCATCACAT GATCCCCACAGGCCGTGGAGTCCCACTGACTCAGAGGGTCTGAATCCCAAGCGACCTCGAGACGACAGCCTCCTTCCGCTTGTCATCCCGGTGTCTGTTCCTGTGCGACGGCAGGAACCCTCCTCTCCTGACAGAGATGAGGCAGCCCTGGCCTCCAACTGGCCCCCCAGACCTTCAAACCCACAGGAGCTCGGCCGCGCCGACCACAAGCCCTCGGTCATCGTCACCCGGAGACGCTCACTCAGGAACTCCTTGTCGGAGAGCTCAGAGCAG AATGGAGGAACTGAGGGAGAAAAAGACGATGACGGCAAAAAGTCCAAGCGGCGCCCCCGGCCCGAGCCTCTTTTCATCCCACCGCCAAAACCTGGACTATTCATCGCCCCTCCCGTCTACTCCAGCATCACAAACTACCAGAGCCACCTACGTTCCCCCGTTCGGCTTGCCGACAACCCACTCACCATGCCCCCCTACACACCCCCGCCAATCCTCAGCCCTGTCCGTGAGGGCTCGGGCCTGTACTTCTCCACTTTCCTGTCTTcggctgcagctgcagccagcGGGCAGGGTCTGCCTCCTCCTGCAACGCCCAAGTCCGCAACACGCAGCCTGTTGCGCTcca ACAGCTGCGACATCACACCACCAGTTCTGTCTGCTATGAGCGAGGCCACTCCAGTCAGCATAGAGCC ACGGATAAATATTGGGTCGCGGTACCAGGCGGAGGTGCCAGAACTGAGGCAGCGATCAGCTGTTGAGCTGGATCATCATCGAGCGGAGCTGGTCTGGGTTCCACTGACTGAACTGGAAGAAAAACCTGACTTCCAGGGCAAAG tgGAAGACCTCATGCACCTGGCCTGCTCCAGTGTGTTCTGTGGAGGAGGCACGAACCAGGAGTTAGCCCACCATTGTTTGCACGAGTGCAAAGGCGACATAATG GCTGCACTGTCACTTCTGATGCTGAGGAATCCAATTTTCCCCAAGTCTCATCATCTGGCAAACTACCACTACTCAG gATCAGACAACTGGACCGCAGCAGAGAGACGCCAGTTCAACAAAGGCATCACTGCATACAAGAAGGACTTCTTCATGGTGCAGAAACAG GTGATCACCAAGTCAGTGGCGCAGTGTGTGGAGTTTTATTACACCCACAAGAAGCATGTCAAGATTGGCCGTAACGGTACGCTGCTCTACGGCGAGGCGGAGCCCCTTGACAGCAAGACCGCCGAGGAGGAGATGGACCACAAG CAGGGCTCTCACAGGTTGGAgccacagagggaggaggacagccGGAAGTGGGAAGGGTcagctgacaggaaacaggaagtcgGCCCCACCAGGGTGTCGAACAAACTGCAGTCAACTGAGAAC CCGGGGACCGTTCTGATCATGAAAGGCCAGGAGGACGCAGGGAGGGACCAGCCGCTGTCCCGGGTCATCCACCCCCCTCATCCACCCCCTCCCAGCTCCAAGTCGAGCTACGACGGCAACGCGCGCAGGACCAGCCCTTCAACAGGCAACAAAGGCACAGCTGGTCAGGAGGGAGAGTTCCCCTGCAAGAAATGTGGCAG GATTTTCTACAAGGTTAAGAGCCGCAGCGCCCACATGAAGAGCCACgcagagcaggagaagaaggCCGCAGCGCTGCGCCTGAAGGAGGCCGAGGAACGAGCGGCGGCAAAAGCCGCAGCCGAGGCCGCCGCCCTCCTCGCTGCGCGGCAGCAGAACGGGACGCGACAGATGGGCGGGGACAGCACCAACGACGACTCGTCCGACGGGGAGGACGATGACGACGAGGACTGGCAGTAA